A region of Eschrichtius robustus isolate mEscRob2 chromosome 19, mEscRob2.pri, whole genome shotgun sequence DNA encodes the following proteins:
- the PPP1R14A gene encoding protein phosphatase 1 regulatory subunit 14A has translation MAAQRLGKRVLSKLQAPSRARGPGGSPGGLQKRHARVTVKYDRRELQRRLDVEKWIDGRLEELYCGREADMPDEVNIDELLELESEEERRRKIQGLLKSCTNPTENFVQELLVKLRGLHKQPGLRQPSPSGDRSLSPLQDRARTARP, from the exons ATGGCAGCTCAGCGGCTGGGCAAGCGGGTGCTGAGCAAGCTACAGGCTCCATCGCGGGCCCGGGGACCGGGAGGCAGCCCCGGGGGGCTGCAGAAGCGACACGCGCGTGTCACCGTCAAGTATGACCGGCGGGAGCTGCAGCGGCGGCTAGACGTGGAGAAGTGGATCGACGGGCGCTTGGAGGAGCTGTACTGCGGCAGG GAGGCAGACATGCCCGATGAGGTCAACATCGATGAATTGTTGGAATTAGAGAGTGAAGAGGAGAGACGCCGGAAAATCCAG GGACTCCTAAAGTCGTGCACAAACCCCACAGAG AACTTCGTCCAGGAGCTGCTGGTGAAGCTGAGAGGCCTCCACAAGCAGCCAGGCCTCCGCCAGCCCAGCCCCTCCGGTGACCGCAGCCTGAGCCCCCTCCAGGACCGAGCCCGGACCGCGCGGCCCTGA